From one Solanum lycopersicum chromosome 12, SLM_r2.1 genomic stretch:
- the SR3L gene encoding calmodulin-binding transcription factor SR3L isoform X3, with translation MLRNFRRDGYNWKKKKDGKTVKEAHEHLKVGNDERIHVYYAHGEDNTTFVRRCYWLLDKTLEHVVLVHYRETQEVSSNSTVAQGSPAAPVSSGSALSDPADLSASWVLSGELDSAVDQQYSASRHAHLEPNRDMTVQNHEQRLLEINTLEWDDLLAPGDPNKMVATQQVGKTAYVQHTSYEQRNLCELNGYSFDGGVSSSLERISTFNNSNEITFQTVDGQMTSSFEKNESGVMTVSTGDSLDSLNQDRLQTQDSFGRWMNYLIKDSPESIDDPTPESSVSTGQSYAREQIFNITEILPAWAPSTEETKICVIGQFHGEQSHLESSSLRCVCGDACFPAEVLQPGVYRCIVSPQTPGLVNIYLSFDGNKPISQVMSFEFRAPSVHVWTEPPENKSDWDEFRNQMRLAHLLFSTSKSLNILSSKIHQDLLKDAKKFAGKCSHIIDDWACLIKSIEDKKVSVPHAKDCLFELSLKTRLQEWLLERVVEGCKISEHDEQGQGVIHLCAILGYTWAVYPFSWSGLSLDYRDKYGWTALHWAAYYGREKMVATLLSAGAKPNLVTDPTSENLGGCTASDLASKNGHEGLGAYLAEKALVAQFKDMTLAGNISGSLQTTTESINPGNFTEEELNLKDSLTAYRTAADAAARIQAAFRERALKVRTKAVESSNPEMEARNIIAAMKIQHAFRNYEMQKQLAAAARIQYRFRTWKMRKEFLHMRRQAIKIQAVFRGFQVRRQYRKIIWSVGVLEKALFRWRLKRKGLRGLKLQSTQVTKPDDVEEDFFQASRKQAEERIERSVVRVQAMFRSKQAQEQYRRMKLEHDKATLEYEGTLNPDTEMD, from the exons ATGCTCAGAAATTTCCGGAGAGATGGATATAactggaagaagaagaaggatgggaaaACTGTCAAAGAAGCTCATGAACACTTAAAA GTTGGTAATGATGAACGAATACACGTATACTATGCACATGGAGAAGATAACACAACCTTTGTTAGAAGATGCTACTGGCTGCTTGACAA GACTCTCGAACACGTAGTCCTTGTCCATTATCGTGAAACTCAAGAG GTTTCTTCCAACAGTACAGTTGCACAGGGTTCTCCAGCTGCCCCAGTTAGTTCTGGTTCGGCATTGTCTGATCCTGCTGATCTGTCTGCTTCTTGGGTTTTATCAGGAGAACTTGATTCAGCTGTTGATCAGCAATATTCCGCTAGCCGACATGCACATTTAG AACCTAACAGGGATATGACCGTCCAAAATCATGAACAGAGGCTACTCGAGATTAACACACTTGAATGGGATGATCTGTTGGCACCTGGTGATCCCAACAAGATGGTTGCTACCCAGCAAG TAGGTAAAACTGCATATGTACAGCACACGTCATATGAGCAACGCAATCTATGTGAATTAAATGGTTACAGCTTCGAT GGTGGTGTCTCCTCTTCTCTTGAGAGAATTTCTACATTCAACAATTCAAATGAGATCACCTTCCAGACAGTGGATGGTCAAATGACTTCAAGTTTTGAGAAGAATGAGTCCGGAGTAATGACAGTGAGCACAGGCGATTCCTTGGATAGTCTGAACCAGGATAGACTTCAAACTCAGGATAGCTTTGGAAGGTGGATGAACTACCTTATCAAGGATTCTCCAGAATCCATAGACGATCCAACTCCCGAATCTTCAGTGTCAACAGGTCAATCATATGCAAGGGAGCAGATATTCAACATAACAGAAATATTGCCTGCGTGGGCTCCTTCAACTGAAGAAACAAAG ATCTGTGTCATTGGGCAATTTCATGGAGAACAATCACATCTAGAAAGTTCTAGCTTGCGTTGTGTTTGTGGAGATGCTTGTTTTCCTGCAGAAGTTCTGCAACCTGGGGTATATCGTTGCATAGTTTCTCCTCAAACCCCTGGACTGGTAAACATTTATTTAAGTTTCGATGGTAATAAACCTATTAGTCAAGTCATGAGCTTTGAGTTTCGAGCTCCTTCAGTACATGTTTGGACAGAACCCCCGGAGAATAAATCTGATTGGGATGAATTTAGAAATCAAATGAGGCTTGCTCATCTGCTGTTCTCTACATCTAAGAGCCTTAATATCCTATCCAGTAAAATACATCAAGATTTGCTGAAAGATGCAAAAAAATTTGCTGGAAAATGTTCTCACATCATTGATGATTGGGCCTGTCTGATCAAATCAATTGAAGACAAGAAAGTCTCTGTCCCACATGCAAAAGACTGCTTGTTTGAGCTCTCTTTGAAAACCAGACTACAGGAATGGCTGTTGGAAAGAGTTGTCGAAGGATGTAAAATCTCAGAACATGACGAGCAAGGTCAAGGAGTGATCCATTTGTGTGCTATCCTAGGCTACACTTGGGCTGTATATCCGTTTTCCTGGTCCGGTTTGTCATTGGATTATCGAGACAAATATGGATGGACAGCTCTCCATTGGGCTGCTTATTATGGAAG GGAAAAAATGGTTGCAACTCTTTTATCTGCTGGAGCAAAACCAAATTTGGTCACAGATCCCACTTCAGAAAACCTTGGTGGATGTACTGCTTCCGATCTTGCATCCAAAAATGGTCATGAGGGTTTGGGGGCTTATCTCGCTGAGAAGGCGTTAGTTGCACAATTTAAGGATATGACATTAGCAGGAAATATCAGTGGTTCACTCCAGACGACTACTGAATCAATAAACCCCGGGAATTTCACAGAGGAAGAGCTAAATCTgaaagatagtttaacagcttaTCGTACAGCTGCAGATGCAGCTGCCCGTATCCAGGCTGCATTCAGGGAGCGTGCTCTGAAAGTGCGGACAAAAGCAGTCGAGTCTTCAAATCCAGAAATGGAAGCACGTAATATAATTGCAGCAATGAAGATTCAGCATGCTTTCCGCAACTATGAGATGCAGAAACAGCTGGCAGCTGCTGCACGAATACAGTATAGGTTTCGAACTTGGAAGATGAGGAAAGAGTTTCTTCACATGCGCCGTCAGGCCATCAAAATTCAA GCTGTGTTCCGGGGTTTCCAAGTCCGAAGACAGTACCGGAAGATAATTTGGTCAGTAGGAGTGCTTGAAAAGGCATTATTTCGATGGCGTTTGAAGAGGAAAGGTCTCCGCGGGCTTAAACTCCAGTCTACTCAAGTAACCAAACCAGATGATGTGGAGGAGGATTTCTTTCAAGCCAGTAGGAAACAAGCTGAAGAGCGTATTGAAAGATCTGTTGTGCGAGTTCAAGCCATGTTTCGTTCAAAGCAAGCACAAGAACAATATAGGAGGATGAAGTTGGAACATGATAAAGCAACG CTGGAATACGAAGGGACTCTCAATCCTGACACTGAGATGGACTAA
- the SR3L gene encoding calmodulin-binding transcription factor SR3L isoform X5 → MESSVSGRLLGCEIHGFRTMQDLDIPNIMEESKMRWLRPNEIHAILCNHKYFNINVKPVNLPKSGTIVLFDRKMLRNFRRDGYNWKKKKDGKTVKEAHEHLKVGNDERIHVYYAHGEDNTTFVRRCYWLLDKTLEHVVLVHYRETQEVSSNSTVAQGSPAAPVSSGSALSDPADLSASWVLSGELDSAVDQQYSASRHAHLEPNRDMTVQNHEQRLLEINTLEWDDLLAPGDPNKMVATQQVGKTAYVQHTSYEQRNLCELNGYSFDGGVSSSLERISTFNNSNEITFQTVDGQMTSSFEKNESGVMTVSTGDSLDSLNQDRLQTQDSFGRWMNYLIKDSPESIDDPTPESSVSTGQSYAREQIFNITEILPAWAPSTEETKICVIGQFHGEQSHLESSSLRCVCGDACFPAEVLQPGVYRCIVSPQTPGLVNIYLSFDGNKPISQVMSFEFRAPSVHVWTEPPENKSDWDEFRNQMRLAHLLFSTSKSLNILSSKIHQDLLKDAKKFAGKCSHIIDDWACLIKSIEDKKVSVPHAKDCLFELSLKTRLQEWLLERVVEGCKISEHDEQGQGVIHLCAILGYTWAVYPFSWSGLSLDYRDKYGWTALHWAAYYGREKMVATLLSAGAKPNLVTDPTSENLGGCTASDLASKNGHEGLGAYLAEKALVAQFKDMTLAGNISGSLQTTTESINPGNFTEEELNLKDSLTAYRTAADAAARIQAAFRERALKVRTKAVESSNPEMEARNIIAAMKIQHAFRNYEMQKQLAAAARIQYRFRTWKMRKEFLHMRRQAIKIQLEYEGTLNPDTEMD, encoded by the exons ATGGAAAGTAGCGTATCAGGACGACTGTTAGGTTGTGAAATTCATGGATTCCGCACTATGCAAG ATTTGGATATTCCCAACATAATGGAGGAATCAAAGATGAGGTGGCTCCGACCAAATGAGATTCATGCAATACTTTGCAACCACAAGTATTTCAACATCAATGTCAAGCCTGTAAACTTGCCTAAAA GTGGCACAATTGTGTTGTTTGATCGTAAGATGCTCAGAAATTTCCGGAGAGATGGATATAactggaagaagaagaaggatgggaaaACTGTCAAAGAAGCTCATGAACACTTAAAA GTTGGTAATGATGAACGAATACACGTATACTATGCACATGGAGAAGATAACACAACCTTTGTTAGAAGATGCTACTGGCTGCTTGACAA GACTCTCGAACACGTAGTCCTTGTCCATTATCGTGAAACTCAAGAG GTTTCTTCCAACAGTACAGTTGCACAGGGTTCTCCAGCTGCCCCAGTTAGTTCTGGTTCGGCATTGTCTGATCCTGCTGATCTGTCTGCTTCTTGGGTTTTATCAGGAGAACTTGATTCAGCTGTTGATCAGCAATATTCCGCTAGCCGACATGCACATTTAG AACCTAACAGGGATATGACCGTCCAAAATCATGAACAGAGGCTACTCGAGATTAACACACTTGAATGGGATGATCTGTTGGCACCTGGTGATCCCAACAAGATGGTTGCTACCCAGCAAG TAGGTAAAACTGCATATGTACAGCACACGTCATATGAGCAACGCAATCTATGTGAATTAAATGGTTACAGCTTCGAT GGTGGTGTCTCCTCTTCTCTTGAGAGAATTTCTACATTCAACAATTCAAATGAGATCACCTTCCAGACAGTGGATGGTCAAATGACTTCAAGTTTTGAGAAGAATGAGTCCGGAGTAATGACAGTGAGCACAGGCGATTCCTTGGATAGTCTGAACCAGGATAGACTTCAAACTCAGGATAGCTTTGGAAGGTGGATGAACTACCTTATCAAGGATTCTCCAGAATCCATAGACGATCCAACTCCCGAATCTTCAGTGTCAACAGGTCAATCATATGCAAGGGAGCAGATATTCAACATAACAGAAATATTGCCTGCGTGGGCTCCTTCAACTGAAGAAACAAAG ATCTGTGTCATTGGGCAATTTCATGGAGAACAATCACATCTAGAAAGTTCTAGCTTGCGTTGTGTTTGTGGAGATGCTTGTTTTCCTGCAGAAGTTCTGCAACCTGGGGTATATCGTTGCATAGTTTCTCCTCAAACCCCTGGACTGGTAAACATTTATTTAAGTTTCGATGGTAATAAACCTATTAGTCAAGTCATGAGCTTTGAGTTTCGAGCTCCTTCAGTACATGTTTGGACAGAACCCCCGGAGAATAAATCTGATTGGGATGAATTTAGAAATCAAATGAGGCTTGCTCATCTGCTGTTCTCTACATCTAAGAGCCTTAATATCCTATCCAGTAAAATACATCAAGATTTGCTGAAAGATGCAAAAAAATTTGCTGGAAAATGTTCTCACATCATTGATGATTGGGCCTGTCTGATCAAATCAATTGAAGACAAGAAAGTCTCTGTCCCACATGCAAAAGACTGCTTGTTTGAGCTCTCTTTGAAAACCAGACTACAGGAATGGCTGTTGGAAAGAGTTGTCGAAGGATGTAAAATCTCAGAACATGACGAGCAAGGTCAAGGAGTGATCCATTTGTGTGCTATCCTAGGCTACACTTGGGCTGTATATCCGTTTTCCTGGTCCGGTTTGTCATTGGATTATCGAGACAAATATGGATGGACAGCTCTCCATTGGGCTGCTTATTATGGAAG GGAAAAAATGGTTGCAACTCTTTTATCTGCTGGAGCAAAACCAAATTTGGTCACAGATCCCACTTCAGAAAACCTTGGTGGATGTACTGCTTCCGATCTTGCATCCAAAAATGGTCATGAGGGTTTGGGGGCTTATCTCGCTGAGAAGGCGTTAGTTGCACAATTTAAGGATATGACATTAGCAGGAAATATCAGTGGTTCACTCCAGACGACTACTGAATCAATAAACCCCGGGAATTTCACAGAGGAAGAGCTAAATCTgaaagatagtttaacagcttaTCGTACAGCTGCAGATGCAGCTGCCCGTATCCAGGCTGCATTCAGGGAGCGTGCTCTGAAAGTGCGGACAAAAGCAGTCGAGTCTTCAAATCCAGAAATGGAAGCACGTAATATAATTGCAGCAATGAAGATTCAGCATGCTTTCCGCAACTATGAGATGCAGAAACAGCTGGCAGCTGCTGCACGAATACAGTATAGGTTTCGAACTTGGAAGATGAGGAAAGAGTTTCTTCACATGCGCCGTCAGGCCATCAAAATTCAA CTGGAATACGAAGGGACTCTCAATCCTGACACTGAGATGGACTAA
- the SR3L gene encoding calmodulin-binding transcription factor SR3L isoform X1, which produces MESSVSGRLLGCEIHGFRTMQDLDIPNIMEESKMRWLRPNEIHAILCNHKYFNINVKPVNLPKSGTIVLFDRKMLRNFRRDGYNWKKKKDGKTVKEAHEHLKVGNDERIHVYYAHGEDNTTFVRRCYWLLDKTLEHVVLVHYRETQEVSSNSTVAQGSPAAPVSSGSALSDPADLSASWVLSGELDSAVDQQYSASRHAHLEPNRDMTVQNHEQRLLEINTLEWDDLLAPGDPNKMVATQQVGKTAYVQHTSYEQRNLCELNGYSFDGGVSSSLERISTFNNSNEITFQTVDGQMTSSFEKNESGVMTVSTGDSLDSLNQDRLQTQDSFGRWMNYLIKDSPESIDDPTPESSVSTGQSYAREQIFNITEILPAWAPSTEETKICVIGQFHGEQSHLESSSLRCVCGDACFPAEVLQPGVYRCIVSPQTPGLVNIYLSFDGNKPISQVMSFEFRAPSVHVWTEPPENKSDWDEFRNQMRLAHLLFSTSKSLNILSSKIHQDLLKDAKKFAGKCSHIIDDWACLIKSIEDKKVSVPHAKDCLFELSLKTRLQEWLLERVVEGCKISEHDEQGQGVIHLCAILGYTWAVYPFSWSGLSLDYRDKYGWTALHWAAYYGREKMVATLLSAGAKPNLVTDPTSENLGGCTASDLASKNGHEGLGAYLAEKALVAQFKDMTLAGNISGSLQTTTESINPGNFTEEELNLKDSLTAYRTAADAAARIQAAFRERALKVRTKAVESSNPEMEARNIIAAMKIQHAFRNYEMQKQLAAAARIQYRFRTWKMRKEFLHMRRQAIKIQAVFRGFQVRRQYRKIIWSVGVLEKALFRWRLKRKGLRGLKLQSTQVTKPDDVEEDFFQASRKQAEERIERSVVRVQAMFRSKQAQEQYRRMKLEHDKATLEYEGTLNPDTEMD; this is translated from the exons ATGGAAAGTAGCGTATCAGGACGACTGTTAGGTTGTGAAATTCATGGATTCCGCACTATGCAAG ATTTGGATATTCCCAACATAATGGAGGAATCAAAGATGAGGTGGCTCCGACCAAATGAGATTCATGCAATACTTTGCAACCACAAGTATTTCAACATCAATGTCAAGCCTGTAAACTTGCCTAAAA GTGGCACAATTGTGTTGTTTGATCGTAAGATGCTCAGAAATTTCCGGAGAGATGGATATAactggaagaagaagaaggatgggaaaACTGTCAAAGAAGCTCATGAACACTTAAAA GTTGGTAATGATGAACGAATACACGTATACTATGCACATGGAGAAGATAACACAACCTTTGTTAGAAGATGCTACTGGCTGCTTGACAA GACTCTCGAACACGTAGTCCTTGTCCATTATCGTGAAACTCAAGAG GTTTCTTCCAACAGTACAGTTGCACAGGGTTCTCCAGCTGCCCCAGTTAGTTCTGGTTCGGCATTGTCTGATCCTGCTGATCTGTCTGCTTCTTGGGTTTTATCAGGAGAACTTGATTCAGCTGTTGATCAGCAATATTCCGCTAGCCGACATGCACATTTAG AACCTAACAGGGATATGACCGTCCAAAATCATGAACAGAGGCTACTCGAGATTAACACACTTGAATGGGATGATCTGTTGGCACCTGGTGATCCCAACAAGATGGTTGCTACCCAGCAAG TAGGTAAAACTGCATATGTACAGCACACGTCATATGAGCAACGCAATCTATGTGAATTAAATGGTTACAGCTTCGAT GGTGGTGTCTCCTCTTCTCTTGAGAGAATTTCTACATTCAACAATTCAAATGAGATCACCTTCCAGACAGTGGATGGTCAAATGACTTCAAGTTTTGAGAAGAATGAGTCCGGAGTAATGACAGTGAGCACAGGCGATTCCTTGGATAGTCTGAACCAGGATAGACTTCAAACTCAGGATAGCTTTGGAAGGTGGATGAACTACCTTATCAAGGATTCTCCAGAATCCATAGACGATCCAACTCCCGAATCTTCAGTGTCAACAGGTCAATCATATGCAAGGGAGCAGATATTCAACATAACAGAAATATTGCCTGCGTGGGCTCCTTCAACTGAAGAAACAAAG ATCTGTGTCATTGGGCAATTTCATGGAGAACAATCACATCTAGAAAGTTCTAGCTTGCGTTGTGTTTGTGGAGATGCTTGTTTTCCTGCAGAAGTTCTGCAACCTGGGGTATATCGTTGCATAGTTTCTCCTCAAACCCCTGGACTGGTAAACATTTATTTAAGTTTCGATGGTAATAAACCTATTAGTCAAGTCATGAGCTTTGAGTTTCGAGCTCCTTCAGTACATGTTTGGACAGAACCCCCGGAGAATAAATCTGATTGGGATGAATTTAGAAATCAAATGAGGCTTGCTCATCTGCTGTTCTCTACATCTAAGAGCCTTAATATCCTATCCAGTAAAATACATCAAGATTTGCTGAAAGATGCAAAAAAATTTGCTGGAAAATGTTCTCACATCATTGATGATTGGGCCTGTCTGATCAAATCAATTGAAGACAAGAAAGTCTCTGTCCCACATGCAAAAGACTGCTTGTTTGAGCTCTCTTTGAAAACCAGACTACAGGAATGGCTGTTGGAAAGAGTTGTCGAAGGATGTAAAATCTCAGAACATGACGAGCAAGGTCAAGGAGTGATCCATTTGTGTGCTATCCTAGGCTACACTTGGGCTGTATATCCGTTTTCCTGGTCCGGTTTGTCATTGGATTATCGAGACAAATATGGATGGACAGCTCTCCATTGGGCTGCTTATTATGGAAG GGAAAAAATGGTTGCAACTCTTTTATCTGCTGGAGCAAAACCAAATTTGGTCACAGATCCCACTTCAGAAAACCTTGGTGGATGTACTGCTTCCGATCTTGCATCCAAAAATGGTCATGAGGGTTTGGGGGCTTATCTCGCTGAGAAGGCGTTAGTTGCACAATTTAAGGATATGACATTAGCAGGAAATATCAGTGGTTCACTCCAGACGACTACTGAATCAATAAACCCCGGGAATTTCACAGAGGAAGAGCTAAATCTgaaagatagtttaacagcttaTCGTACAGCTGCAGATGCAGCTGCCCGTATCCAGGCTGCATTCAGGGAGCGTGCTCTGAAAGTGCGGACAAAAGCAGTCGAGTCTTCAAATCCAGAAATGGAAGCACGTAATATAATTGCAGCAATGAAGATTCAGCATGCTTTCCGCAACTATGAGATGCAGAAACAGCTGGCAGCTGCTGCACGAATACAGTATAGGTTTCGAACTTGGAAGATGAGGAAAGAGTTTCTTCACATGCGCCGTCAGGCCATCAAAATTCAA GCTGTGTTCCGGGGTTTCCAAGTCCGAAGACAGTACCGGAAGATAATTTGGTCAGTAGGAGTGCTTGAAAAGGCATTATTTCGATGGCGTTTGAAGAGGAAAGGTCTCCGCGGGCTTAAACTCCAGTCTACTCAAGTAACCAAACCAGATGATGTGGAGGAGGATTTCTTTCAAGCCAGTAGGAAACAAGCTGAAGAGCGTATTGAAAGATCTGTTGTGCGAGTTCAAGCCATGTTTCGTTCAAAGCAAGCACAAGAACAATATAGGAGGATGAAGTTGGAACATGATAAAGCAACG CTGGAATACGAAGGGACTCTCAATCCTGACACTGAGATGGACTAA
- the SR3L gene encoding calmodulin-binding transcription factor SR3L isoform X4 produces MESSVSGRLLGCEIHGFRTMQDLDIPNIMEESKMRWLRPNEIHAILCNHKYFNINVKPVNLPKSGTIVLFDRKMLRNFRRDGYNWKKKKDGKTVKEAHEHLKVGNDERIHVYYAHGEDNTTFVRRCYWLLDKTLEHVVLVHYRETQEVSSNSTVAQGSPAAPVSSGSALSDPADLSASWVLSGELDSAVDQQYSASRHAHLEPNRDMTVQNHEQRLLEINTLEWDDLLAPGDPNKMVATQQAVGKTAYVQHTSYEQRNLCELNGYSFDGGVSSSLERISTFNNSNEITFQTVDGQMTSSFEKNESGVMTVSTGDSLDSLNQDRLQTQDSFGRWMNYLIKDSPESIDDPTPESSVSTGQSYAREQIFNITEILPAWAPSTEETKICVIGQFHGEQSHLESSSLRCVCGDACFPAEVLQPGVYRCIVSPQTPGLVNIYLSFDGNKPISQVMSFEFRAPSVHVWTEPPENKSDWDEFRNQMRLAHLLFSTSKSLNILSSKIHQDLLKDAKKFAGKCSHIIDDWACLIKSIEDKKVSVPHAKDCLFELSLKTRLQEWLLERVVEGCKISEHDEQGQGVIHLCAILGYTWAVYPFSWSGLSLDYRDKYGWTALHWAAYYGREKMVATLLSAGAKPNLVTDPTSENLGGCTASDLASKNGHEGLGAYLAEKALVAQFKDMTLAGNISGSLQTTTESINPGNFTEEELNLKDSLTAYRTAADAAARIQAAFRERALKVRTKAVESSNPEMEARNIIAAMKIQHAFRNYEMQKQLAAAARIQYRFRTWKMRKEFLHMRRQAIKIQLEYEGTLNPDTEMD; encoded by the exons ATGGAAAGTAGCGTATCAGGACGACTGTTAGGTTGTGAAATTCATGGATTCCGCACTATGCAAG ATTTGGATATTCCCAACATAATGGAGGAATCAAAGATGAGGTGGCTCCGACCAAATGAGATTCATGCAATACTTTGCAACCACAAGTATTTCAACATCAATGTCAAGCCTGTAAACTTGCCTAAAA GTGGCACAATTGTGTTGTTTGATCGTAAGATGCTCAGAAATTTCCGGAGAGATGGATATAactggaagaagaagaaggatgggaaaACTGTCAAAGAAGCTCATGAACACTTAAAA GTTGGTAATGATGAACGAATACACGTATACTATGCACATGGAGAAGATAACACAACCTTTGTTAGAAGATGCTACTGGCTGCTTGACAA GACTCTCGAACACGTAGTCCTTGTCCATTATCGTGAAACTCAAGAG GTTTCTTCCAACAGTACAGTTGCACAGGGTTCTCCAGCTGCCCCAGTTAGTTCTGGTTCGGCATTGTCTGATCCTGCTGATCTGTCTGCTTCTTGGGTTTTATCAGGAGAACTTGATTCAGCTGTTGATCAGCAATATTCCGCTAGCCGACATGCACATTTAG AACCTAACAGGGATATGACCGTCCAAAATCATGAACAGAGGCTACTCGAGATTAACACACTTGAATGGGATGATCTGTTGGCACCTGGTGATCCCAACAAGATGGTTGCTACCCAGCAAG CAGTAGGTAAAACTGCATATGTACAGCACACGTCATATGAGCAACGCAATCTATGTGAATTAAATGGTTACAGCTTCGAT GGTGGTGTCTCCTCTTCTCTTGAGAGAATTTCTACATTCAACAATTCAAATGAGATCACCTTCCAGACAGTGGATGGTCAAATGACTTCAAGTTTTGAGAAGAATGAGTCCGGAGTAATGACAGTGAGCACAGGCGATTCCTTGGATAGTCTGAACCAGGATAGACTTCAAACTCAGGATAGCTTTGGAAGGTGGATGAACTACCTTATCAAGGATTCTCCAGAATCCATAGACGATCCAACTCCCGAATCTTCAGTGTCAACAGGTCAATCATATGCAAGGGAGCAGATATTCAACATAACAGAAATATTGCCTGCGTGGGCTCCTTCAACTGAAGAAACAAAG ATCTGTGTCATTGGGCAATTTCATGGAGAACAATCACATCTAGAAAGTTCTAGCTTGCGTTGTGTTTGTGGAGATGCTTGTTTTCCTGCAGAAGTTCTGCAACCTGGGGTATATCGTTGCATAGTTTCTCCTCAAACCCCTGGACTGGTAAACATTTATTTAAGTTTCGATGGTAATAAACCTATTAGTCAAGTCATGAGCTTTGAGTTTCGAGCTCCTTCAGTACATGTTTGGACAGAACCCCCGGAGAATAAATCTGATTGGGATGAATTTAGAAATCAAATGAGGCTTGCTCATCTGCTGTTCTCTACATCTAAGAGCCTTAATATCCTATCCAGTAAAATACATCAAGATTTGCTGAAAGATGCAAAAAAATTTGCTGGAAAATGTTCTCACATCATTGATGATTGGGCCTGTCTGATCAAATCAATTGAAGACAAGAAAGTCTCTGTCCCACATGCAAAAGACTGCTTGTTTGAGCTCTCTTTGAAAACCAGACTACAGGAATGGCTGTTGGAAAGAGTTGTCGAAGGATGTAAAATCTCAGAACATGACGAGCAAGGTCAAGGAGTGATCCATTTGTGTGCTATCCTAGGCTACACTTGGGCTGTATATCCGTTTTCCTGGTCCGGTTTGTCATTGGATTATCGAGACAAATATGGATGGACAGCTCTCCATTGGGCTGCTTATTATGGAAG GGAAAAAATGGTTGCAACTCTTTTATCTGCTGGAGCAAAACCAAATTTGGTCACAGATCCCACTTCAGAAAACCTTGGTGGATGTACTGCTTCCGATCTTGCATCCAAAAATGGTCATGAGGGTTTGGGGGCTTATCTCGCTGAGAAGGCGTTAGTTGCACAATTTAAGGATATGACATTAGCAGGAAATATCAGTGGTTCACTCCAGACGACTACTGAATCAATAAACCCCGGGAATTTCACAGAGGAAGAGCTAAATCTgaaagatagtttaacagcttaTCGTACAGCTGCAGATGCAGCTGCCCGTATCCAGGCTGCATTCAGGGAGCGTGCTCTGAAAGTGCGGACAAAAGCAGTCGAGTCTTCAAATCCAGAAATGGAAGCACGTAATATAATTGCAGCAATGAAGATTCAGCATGCTTTCCGCAACTATGAGATGCAGAAACAGCTGGCAGCTGCTGCACGAATACAGTATAGGTTTCGAACTTGGAAGATGAGGAAAGAGTTTCTTCACATGCGCCGTCAGGCCATCAAAATTCAA CTGGAATACGAAGGGACTCTCAATCCTGACACTGAGATGGACTAA